The [Clostridium] colinum genome includes the window GGTTTAGCAAAGAGGTTGAATTTGATGGTAATATTACCTTACCTAAGTCTTTAGTCTATCACCAAGAGGCATATGTACAAGGCAAAGGTACTATTACTAATTCATATGGTAAATATACATTTGAAGGTAGTATTGTAGCTAAAGTAACATTTAATTGTAATTCTTGTCTTAAAGAATTTCATAAAAAAATAGAGTTTGATATGGTAGAAATTTTTTGTAAAGATACAAAAGATGATGAAATTTGGCAGTTTTCTAGCAAGGATAACATCATAAGCCTAGAAGAACCTATCAAAGTAAATCTTTTGCTCAATTTACCTATGAAAGCTTTATGTTCCGAGAACTGTAAAGGCTTATGTCATATATGTGGACATAACCTTAATGATAGCGACTGTGGTTGCGATAGGGATTATATTGACCCTAGGTTTGAAAAATTTTTACATCTTTTTAAAAATAAGGAGGTATAATTATGTCTATTTGTCCTAAAGGGAAAATGTCTAAATCTAAAAGAGATAAAAGAAGAGCTCAAAGCTGGAAAATTTCTACTCCAACATTAGTAAAATGTGGAAAATGTGGAGATTTAATGTTACGTCACAGAGTATGTAAATCTTGTGGTTCTTACAATAAAAGAACTATAATTGAAGCTTAATATTTTAAGGCTAAAGACTTTATTGTCTTTAGCCTTTTTAGTAAATATAATTAAGATCTAGTTTTATTTTTATATATATTTAATTAAAAGATAAGTATTTTTATTAAAATTAATATTATATTGTGAATTTGTTTTATAGTGTATTTAAAAATTTACTATATTATAATTAAAGGAGTAATTTATGGGTACAAGTTTTAATGATGAAGATTATTACAATGTAGGTAATATGTATTTTGATAGAGAAGAATATGAAGAAGCTATAGATAATTATACAAAAGCTATAAAATTAAATCCTAATAATTATTTAACATATCATATGATAGGAAGTGCATATTATGAATTAGAAGAGTATGAAGAAAGTTTAAAGTATTATAAAAAAGCAATAAGTTTAAATTTCGAGAGCTATTCAACCCATTATATGATAGGTAATATTTATCAAATGTTAGAAAAATATGACGAAAGTATAGAATATTTAACAAAATCTATCCAGATTGAGCCTAATGATGAAGAAAGTTATTATTATAGAGCCAAAAGTTATTTTTTTAACAGTGAATATGAAAAGTCTATTGAAGATTTAAAAACATATTTAAGCAAACAAGAACGTCCAGATGTATATTACTTATTAGGAGTTACATATTTTAATATAGATAAATATGAAGAAGCTATAAAAAGTTTAACATCTGCTATTAATATGTATGACAAAAGTAAAACTTTTTATCATTTGAGGGCAATTTGTTATGAAAATTTAGATGATTATGAAAATGCTAGAAAAGATTATTTAAAGGTAATAGAGTTAGACCGAGAAAATGAAGAAAACTGTTATCCAAAAATAAAAATGTATTTAAAAATACAAGAACAAAAAGATGATATTAAAAAATATACAGAAATTTTAAATAAAAATCCTAATGACGTAGAATCTTATATAAAAAGAGCAGATATTTACAATGAAAGAAACGAGTTTGAAAAAGCTATACAAGACTATGAAAAAGCTATAGATTTAAATCCTAATAATGGACAAGTTTATTATAGCATAGGGTATGTCTATTATAAAAAAGGAGAGTATTCTAAGGTTTTAGAATATTATGAAAAAGCCAAAAAACTAAATTTAGATGAATATGTTTATTTTAAAAGTGGTAATTTTTATCTAAATCAAGGAAAATATGAAGAAGCAATTGAAAGTTGTACTAAAGCAATAGAATTAAACCCTAATAATGCAGAATTTTATTTTGTGAGGGGAAATTGTTATTATGCACTAGATGGGTTTGAGGAAAAAGCCATAGAAGATTACACAAAATTTATGGATATGAAGGACGACTATAACGCATATATTAATAGGTCCGTTATGTATAAAAGGTTAGGAGAATATGAAAAAGCCATAGAAGACCTTACAAAAGTAATAGAAATGATACCAAGTGATAAAGAAATTTATTATTATAAAAGAGGGATTGTTTATACTGAAATAGAGAAATATGATAAGGCAATAGAAGATTTTACTAAAGCAATAGAGCTAAGTCCTAATAATGCAGAATTTTATAAAGCTAGAGGAGGGGTTTATGAAATTTTGGGTGATGAAGAAAATGCTAAAAGTGACTATGATAAAATATAACAGTATATTATTAATAGGAGGTCTTTATGTCTTTATTTAAAAAATTATTTAACTTTAAAAGAAATAATAATAAAAGCAACTATAATGAAAAAAATATCTCTGATGTTATATATTGGCAAAATGCAACATATGCTATTTTAACAACGATAAACCATCAAGATGTAAGAGTAATAAGTGGTTATGAAAAAAATGATAAAAATAAAAAAATAGTAAAAGATCTTATTGAAAAATGGTGGGGTATATATAACCGTAAAGATTTATTAGAAATGATAGAAAAATTAAAAAATGGCTTACATAATAATGATTTTTTAGAAACTATTGAACAGTTGGGCATTAAAGAGTGTAAATCAAAAGATGAATTTATTTTAAAAATATTACCACAATATAAAGAAGAAAGTCATAATTTATTTTTAATAATGTATGATATTTGGCAAAAAAATAAAAAATATGGTGATGAGCCTATTATTGCTTGGGATTTTTCTAGAGCAATATATTTATGTCACGAGGGATATGTAGTAGATTATCTTTCTTATGAAGAGGCTTTAAGTATGGCATTAGAACTTTGTAAAAAGTTACAAGCTAAATTTAATAATTGGGATGAGCTAATTTTTAACTATTTAGATGGCTATCAATATTGGAGCCAAGAGCTTATGTGTAACCCATTATCAGATGCTAGCCAACGTATAAAAATATATCTAGACCTAAAAAGTCAACCAGATAGTATTTACAATATAGATTGGAACTTAGAGCTTAAAAGAGAGTGGTAAATAGTTTTATGTAGGTTATATTTAAAACTTAGTCTTATTAGAAAAATATATTATAGTATAATAAAAACTTAATACTTGATATTTTATATTTAAAAATGTATAATTTATATTGATAGTTAATAAAGTACAAGGATATTGGGTGATAATATGAAAGATTATATAATAGCTATAGATGCAATGGGAGGAGATAATGCTCCTCAAGATATAATAAAAGGTAGCATAGATGCTATTAATGATAATAAAGATATAAAACTTATATTAGTAGGTAAAGAAGATATTATTAATAGTGAGCTTTCTAAATATCAATATAACAAAGAACAAATAATGATACAAAATGCAACACAAGTGATACAAACAACAGAAAGCCCTACATCTGCTATTAGAGAAAAGAAAGATTCTTCAATTGTTGTGGGCTTAAAGCTTTTAAAAGAAGGAAAAGCTAGTGCTTTTGTATCTGCTGGTAGCACTGGAGCTTTACTTACAGGTGCAACAGTTATTATAAAACGTATAAAAGGTATTGAAAGGCCAGCTTTAGCTACTCTTATACCAAATGCTAATAATGGTTATACTTTTTTAATAGATGCAGGAGCTAATATGGATTGTAAACCTAGTTATCTTCCTAATTTTGCTAAGATGGGTAAAATATATATGGAAAATATAATGAATATATCTAATCCTAAAGTTGCTATTGTAAATGTTGGAGAAGAAAAAGAAAAAGGTGATACATTTACAAAAGAAGCATATGAGCTTTTAGAACAAACTAAAAATATAAATTTTATTGGCAATATAGAGGGAAGAGAAATACCAGAAGGTGATGCGGACGTAGTTGTATGTGATGGATTTGTTGGCAATGTTATATTAAAATTATCTGAAGGTATTGTTAAAACATTTTCAAAAATAGTAAAAAAAGAAATAACATCTAATATTTTATATTCTATTGGAGGGGCTTTATCTAAAGGAGCTTTTAAAAATGTTAAGAAAAAGTTTGATTATGCAGAGGTTGGGGGAGCACCATTTTTAGGTCTTAAATCCCTTGTTGTTAAAGCACATGGTAGCTCTAACGCAAAGGCAATTAAAAGTGCTATTAACCAATGCTATAAGTTTATACAATCAGATATTGTTCAAAAAATAGAAAAAGCTATTGAAGACGATAATAATTAAAAAAATTTTTTTAAAAAAACACTTGTAAAATTTAATTTTATTTAGTATATTTATATGTGTTAAAAAATATAAGGAGGTAAATGCAATATGGTATTTGAAAAAGTTAGAGAAATCATTGCAGAACAAATGAGTATATCTGAAGATGAAATCACTTTAGAAACTACTTTTGCTGATGATTTAGGTGCGGATTCTTTAGACTTATTCCAAATTATATCAGATTTAGAAGATAGCTTTGGTATTGAGTTTCAAAACGAAGATGCAGAAAAAATCAAAACAGTTGGAGATGCAGTGAATTATATAGAAGCTGCAAAATAATTTTATTATTTTAATGGTGAGCTATACCTTAAATTTTTATGGTTTAGGCTCACTTTAATTATGTAATAATAAAAGAATAAATTTTTGTTAAATATAAATAATAATAATATATTTTATAGGTTTATTAATGAAAGTTTATAGTGTATTTATTTTTAAGAAAGATTTATTACAGGAGGAGAAATGGATTTAAAGATAGGGTATGATTTTAAAGATAAAAATTTATTAAAAACAGCATTAACACATACATCATTTAGCCACGAAAAAAAATACAAAATAGAAAACAACGAAAGATTAGAATTTTTAGGAGATGCTGTTTTAGAGGTAGTTATAAGCAAACATATTTTTACAAGATTTAGCGAATTATCTGAAGGAGAGCTTACTAAACTTAGAGCAAGTATAGTATGTGAAGGGTCTTTAGCTAAAAAAGCTAGAGATATAAATATAGGACAAAATATTATGATTGGTAAAGGCGAAGAGCTCACAGGTGGTAGAGAACGAGATTCTATATTAGCAGATGCTTTTGAAGCTATTATAGGTGCTATATATATAGATTCAGATGATATATTAGAAGCGCAAAAATTTATTTTAACACAAATGGAAGATATAATAACAGAAAAAAGAAAAACATTTGAAATGAACGATTGTAAAACATATTTACAAGAAATTATACAAAAAAATAGTACGGAGCCTATAAAATATGAGATAATAAACGAAGAAGGACCAGCTCATAATAAAATTTTTACTGTTAAAGTAACACATAACAATAAACAACTTGGAATAGGACAAGGCAAAAGTAAAAAGGACGCAGAGCAAGAAGCGGCTTTTAAAGCAATAAAATTATTAGAAGGATAATACCAATTAAAATAGTATATATACTTGTTATATATGCTATTTTTTGCTATAATAGTTTAGAGGTGAAATATATGTTAGTTTTTTCTATTGAAAATGATGAAGTAAAAATTTTTATGCAAAAACTTTTAAAAGAAGATAGTTTTGATAAACTAGAAGTTAGAAATATATCTTTAGAAACTATTGTAAAATATGATATTTTAGGAAATATAAATAAAGATTATTTAAAAGAAGATGAAGAAAGATATTTTGTTAAATGGAAAGAGCTAAAACCATATATTGTAAGTCTTATAAAGGGCAATATTAAGCCGAAATTCTTTAAAATAGTATTTTCTTTAGACGATAATAGTGTAAATGGACTTTGTGAGAATGCTAATGCTATGTTTTTGAATATTATATATCAAAATAACACAATAACTGGTACAACAGGCACTAGTCAAAAGATATTTTCTTTAGATAAAAAAGAAGATAAAATATGGGAGGATATTATTTTAAAGTTTTTCAAAAAAAATGGTATAAATATAACAATTGAGAATTAAAATAAAGTATATAAGTCAAGATAATATTCTTGTCTGAGGCTGTAGATTTTATCTACAGCCTTAGGTTGTAGACAAAGTCTACAACCTTTCAAAAAAATAATCTTGTTATTTTTTTGAAATACTGTATGAAAAAAAGCTGATTTATTCGCATAAGGGCTAAAGCTCCTATAAATCTAGCTTTTTACACAATACG containing:
- a CDS encoding YceD family protein: MNINVDSLNNGFSKEVEFDGNITLPKSLVYHQEAYVQGKGTITNSYGKYTFEGSIVAKVTFNCNSCLKEFHKKIEFDMVEIFCKDTKDDEIWQFSSKDNIISLEEPIKVNLLLNLPMKALCSENCKGLCHICGHNLNDSDCGCDRDYIDPRFEKFLHLFKNKEV
- the rpmF gene encoding 50S ribosomal protein L32, coding for MSICPKGKMSKSKRDKRRAQSWKISTPTLVKCGKCGDLMLRHRVCKSCGSYNKRTIIEA
- a CDS encoding tetratricopeptide repeat protein — protein: MGTSFNDEDYYNVGNMYFDREEYEEAIDNYTKAIKLNPNNYLTYHMIGSAYYELEEYEESLKYYKKAISLNFESYSTHYMIGNIYQMLEKYDESIEYLTKSIQIEPNDEESYYYRAKSYFFNSEYEKSIEDLKTYLSKQERPDVYYLLGVTYFNIDKYEEAIKSLTSAINMYDKSKTFYHLRAICYENLDDYENARKDYLKVIELDRENEENCYPKIKMYLKIQEQKDDIKKYTEILNKNPNDVESYIKRADIYNERNEFEKAIQDYEKAIDLNPNNGQVYYSIGYVYYKKGEYSKVLEYYEKAKKLNLDEYVYFKSGNFYLNQGKYEEAIESCTKAIELNPNNAEFYFVRGNCYYALDGFEEKAIEDYTKFMDMKDDYNAYINRSVMYKRLGEYEKAIEDLTKVIEMIPSDKEIYYYKRGIVYTEIEKYDKAIEDFTKAIELSPNNAEFYKARGGVYEILGDEENAKSDYDKI
- a CDS encoding DUF1266 domain-containing protein; this translates as MSLFKKLFNFKRNNNKSNYNEKNISDVIYWQNATYAILTTINHQDVRVISGYEKNDKNKKIVKDLIEKWWGIYNRKDLLEMIEKLKNGLHNNDFLETIEQLGIKECKSKDEFILKILPQYKEESHNLFLIMYDIWQKNKKYGDEPIIAWDFSRAIYLCHEGYVVDYLSYEEALSMALELCKKLQAKFNNWDELIFNYLDGYQYWSQELMCNPLSDASQRIKIYLDLKSQPDSIYNIDWNLELKREW
- the plsX gene encoding phosphate acyltransferase PlsX translates to MKDYIIAIDAMGGDNAPQDIIKGSIDAINDNKDIKLILVGKEDIINSELSKYQYNKEQIMIQNATQVIQTTESPTSAIREKKDSSIVVGLKLLKEGKASAFVSAGSTGALLTGATVIIKRIKGIERPALATLIPNANNGYTFLIDAGANMDCKPSYLPNFAKMGKIYMENIMNISNPKVAIVNVGEEKEKGDTFTKEAYELLEQTKNINFIGNIEGREIPEGDADVVVCDGFVGNVILKLSEGIVKTFSKIVKKEITSNILYSIGGALSKGAFKNVKKKFDYAEVGGAPFLGLKSLVVKAHGSSNAKAIKSAINQCYKFIQSDIVQKIEKAIEDDNN
- the acpP gene encoding acyl carrier protein, with product MVFEKVREIIAEQMSISEDEITLETTFADDLGADSLDLFQIISDLEDSFGIEFQNEDAEKIKTVGDAVNYIEAAK
- the rnc gene encoding ribonuclease III translates to MDLKIGYDFKDKNLLKTALTHTSFSHEKKYKIENNERLEFLGDAVLEVVISKHIFTRFSELSEGELTKLRASIVCEGSLAKKARDINIGQNIMIGKGEELTGGRERDSILADAFEAIIGAIYIDSDDILEAQKFILTQMEDIITEKRKTFEMNDCKTYLQEIIQKNSTEPIKYEIINEEGPAHNKIFTVKVTHNNKQLGIGQGKSKKDAEQEAAFKAIKLLEG
- a CDS encoding DUF5721 family protein — its product is MLVFSIENDEVKIFMQKLLKEDSFDKLEVRNISLETIVKYDILGNINKDYLKEDEERYFVKWKELKPYIVSLIKGNIKPKFFKIVFSLDDNSVNGLCENANAMFLNIIYQNNTITGTTGTSQKIFSLDKKEDKIWEDIILKFFKKNGINITIEN